The window CAATTCGCGCCGCCGGCGGCACGGTGGGCGTGGGGAGCAACACCACCGTGTGTCCCCCGCTTTCCCCGGTGCTGAACAGCCCGCGCAGCGAGAACGTTGGCACTTCGTTAGGCCCCCACGAGACCAGCACCAGCGCAATCAGCGCCGACCAGAACAGGCCGCGCAAAAAAAGGCTCAACGCGCTTTCGCGCTCGCGGGCATGGGAAGAAGCAGAACGAGAAGGCATAGATTTCCTGAGCGTGCTATCGTCGGTTGGCCGGACACACCGCTGCACCGCGCCCGGCATTTCCGGTTGTGCACCAATTATGCCAACTGCCAGCAGCGGCGAAAGCGGCGTTGTGCCGCGGCCAGGGCCGCCTCGGCCTGGCGGCTTTCCGCCGCGGGCAGGGGAAGCGCCACAAACTCGTCGGCGTCCAGCACCACCTGGCGACCGTTCGGCAACACGACCAGATCCAGCGCCAAGTCACGGTAAGCCACCCCATCGGGGCTGACTTCCAACGGCTCGCCGATGTTGACATACCAGCCACGCAGGCGGCCGTTTTCGCGAGCATACACCGCGAAAATATTGTACCAGCGATTGGCGTAATAGGTCTCGACAAAACAATCGCCGGGGGCCAGCCACAAACCGCCGACCACCATCGGGCCCATGCGGAACACCGCGGCCACGGTCAGGCTATGTGCACCGCGCCACAGCACCCATGCCGGGTAACGGTACACTTCACAGCCGGCCGCATCCATCTTGCGCACCCACAGCCCGGGCGGCCCGGACAACCGGGCACACAAGGAGCGCCGCGGTGAGAGCGAAAAGGAAGGGGCGTCCATACCCCAATTGTAATGCCTCTGCCGTGCCTTCCTCTGCAAGGTGCGATATAATCACCCCCACGAAGGAGGCACGCATCTTATGACGACCCTTTTGATTTTCATCGCGGCCTTAGCGTTGATGATTTTGCTTCACGAACTCGGCCACTTCATTGCAGCGCGGCTGGTCGGCATTCCCATCGAGGAATTCGGCATCGGCTTTCCGCCGCGGATTGCCACCCTGTTTACCGCGGGCGGCACCCGTTACACCCTCAACGCCATCCCACTGGGGGGCTTCGTGCGCCCCAAAATGATCAGCGATGGCAGCGACGGCGAGCAACCGGTCGACGCGCTGACCGCCGCGCCCCCCGGGCGGCAACTGGTGGTCGCCGTGGCTGGGCCTCTGATGAACATTTTGATCGCGGTGGTGCTCTACATCATTATCTTCGCTCACCAGGGGGTGCCCCAACTCGACAAGGTCGCCATCGTTGACACCGCGCCCAACTCGCCCGCCGCCGAAGCGGGGCTGCAACCGGGCGACATCATCGTGGCCGTCGATGGGGCGCGCGTGACCGGGCCCGCTGACCTGCACGACGCCATCTACGCCCACTTAGGCGAGCCCATTCGCCTGACGGTGGAGCGCGATGGGCAGGAAATCACCGTCACCCTGACCCCGCGCAATCCCCCGCCGCCCGACGGCGCGATCGGCATTCTGATGGCGCACCCACTGCGGCAGGCTTCCCTCTTTGAGACCATAGGATGGGGCATCAAAGCCACAGCCGACGACGTGGTGCAAGTCGCGCGCTACCCGATTACCCTCTTGCAACGCAGCCACCCCACCAACGCCCGCCTGCTGGGCTACAAGGGCATGTACGAAATGTATCGCCAGTTTCGCGCTGCCGACGTG is drawn from Chloroflexota bacterium and contains these coding sequences:
- a CDS encoding DUF402 domain-containing protein; amino-acid sequence: MDAPSFSLSPRRSLCARLSGPPGLWVRKMDAAGCEVYRYPAWVLWRGAHSLTVAAVFRMGPMVVGGLWLAPGDCFVETYYANRWYNIFAVYARENGRLRGWYVNIGEPLEVSPDGVAYRDLALDLVVLPNGRQVVLDADEFVALPLPAAESRQAEAALAAAQRRFRRCWQLA
- a CDS encoding RIP metalloprotease, translating into MTTLLIFIAALALMILLHELGHFIAARLVGIPIEEFGIGFPPRIATLFTAGGTRYTLNAIPLGGFVRPKMISDGSDGEQPVDALTAAPPGRQLVVAVAGPLMNILIAVVLYIIIFAHQGVPQLDKVAIVDTAPNSPAAEAGLQPGDIIVAVDGARVTGPADLHDAIYAHLGEPIRLTVERDGQEITVTLTPRNPPPPDGAIGILMAHPLRQASLFETIGWGIKATADDVVQVARYPITLLQRSHPTNARLLGYKGMYEMYRQFRAADVQAAQEAPKDAFPVNTIVFFIIVTVSLGVFNLLPLPALDGGRIVIALVELVSRRRIPVSVVNAINFVGFVALLGLLLLINLREWLP